A single Streptomyces sp. Edi2 DNA region contains:
- a CDS encoding site-2 protease family protein: MTTWMTILGIVVFVVGLLFSIAWHELGHLSTAKLFGIRVPQYMVGFGPTIFSRKKGDTEYGIKAVPLGGYIRMIGMFPPGDDGKLQARSTSPFRGMIEDARSAAFEELQPGDEKRLFYTRKPWKRVIVMFAGPFMNLILAVVIFMSVLMGFGINTQTTSVGSVSDCVISAAAKTDKCPHGAKDSPAKAAGLRAGDKIVSFNGHAVPDWGALQQQIRDTTGPAALVVERHGARTTLHADLIENKVAKTDGHGGYVPGQFVTAGFLGFTPASGVVQQSFGQSVDRMGNMVEQGVSSLINLPAKVPDLWNAAFNGGERKQDSPMGVVGAARVGGEVFSLHIPPEQRVATMLFLVAGFNLSLFLFNMLPLLPLDGGHIAGALWESVRRAFAKIVRRPDPGPFDVAKLMPVAYVVAGIFICFTLLVLVADVVNPVKLT, encoded by the coding sequence ATGACGACCTGGATGACCATCCTCGGCATAGTCGTCTTCGTCGTCGGTCTGCTGTTCTCCATTGCCTGGCACGAGCTCGGCCACCTCTCCACGGCCAAGCTGTTCGGTATCCGCGTGCCGCAGTACATGGTGGGCTTCGGGCCGACGATCTTCTCGCGTAAGAAGGGCGACACCGAGTACGGCATCAAGGCCGTTCCGCTCGGCGGCTACATCCGCATGATCGGGATGTTCCCGCCCGGCGACGACGGAAAGCTGCAGGCCCGCTCCACCTCGCCGTTCCGCGGCATGATCGAGGACGCCCGCTCGGCGGCCTTCGAGGAGCTGCAGCCCGGCGACGAGAAGCGGCTCTTCTACACCCGTAAGCCCTGGAAGCGCGTCATCGTGATGTTCGCCGGGCCGTTCATGAACCTGATCCTGGCGGTCGTGATCTTCATGAGCGTGCTGATGGGCTTCGGCATCAACACCCAGACGACCTCGGTCGGCTCCGTCTCGGACTGTGTCATCTCGGCCGCCGCCAAGACCGACAAGTGCCCGCACGGCGCCAAGGACTCCCCGGCCAAGGCCGCGGGCCTGCGGGCCGGCGACAAGATCGTGTCGTTCAACGGCCACGCCGTCCCGGACTGGGGCGCCCTGCAGCAGCAGATCCGCGACACCACCGGGCCCGCCGCCCTCGTCGTCGAGCGGCACGGTGCCCGTACGACCCTGCACGCCGACCTGATCGAGAACAAGGTCGCCAAGACCGACGGCCACGGCGGCTATGTCCCCGGACAGTTCGTCACCGCCGGATTCCTCGGCTTCACCCCGGCCAGCGGCGTCGTCCAGCAGTCCTTCGGCCAGTCCGTCGACCGCATGGGCAACATGGTCGAGCAGGGCGTCTCCTCGCTGATAAACCTGCCCGCGAAGGTCCCGGACCTGTGGAACGCGGCCTTCAACGGCGGCGAGCGCAAGCAGGACTCCCCGATGGGCGTGGTCGGCGCGGCCCGGGTCGGCGGCGAGGTCTTCTCCCTGCACATCCCGCCGGAGCAGCGGGTGGCGACCATGCTCTTCCTGGTCGCCGGCTTCAACCTCTCGCTCTTCCTGTTCAACATGCTGCCGCTGCTGCCGCTGGACGGCGGGCACATCGCCGGCGCCCTGTGGGAGTCCGTCCGGCGGGCCTTCGCCAAGATCGTCCGGCGCCCCGACCCCGGCCCCTTCGACGTGGCCAAGCTGATGCCGGTCGCCTACGTCGTCGCCGGGATCTTCATCTGCTTCACGCTGCTGGTGCTCGTCGCCGACGTGGTGAACCCGGTGAAGCTGACCTAG
- a CDS encoding acyl-CoA dehydrogenase family protein yields the protein MTAPSIRNVSEREARQVAEAAREQDWRKPSFAKELFLGRFRLDLIHPHPTPAVDDVRRGEKFLATLRDFCESEIDGARIEREGKIPDETVHGLKELGAFGMKIDAKYGGLGLTQVYYNRALALVGTASPAIGALLSAHQSIGVPQPLKLFGTKEQKETFLPRCARTDISAFLLTEPDVGSDPARLATLAVPDGTDYLLDGVKLWTTNGVVADLLVVMARVPASEGNKGGITAFVVEADSPGITVENRNAFMGLRGLENGVTRFHQVRVPAANRIGPEGAGLKIALTTLNTGRLSLPAMCVGSGKWCLKIAREWSAAREQWGRPVAKHEAVGAKISFIAATTFALEAVVDLSSQMADENRNDIRIEAALAKLYGSEMGWLMADELVQIRGGRGYETADSLAARGERAVPAEQMLRDMRINRIFEGSTEIMHLLIAREAVDAHLSVAGDLIDPDKTLADKGRAAAKAGGFYARWLPKLVAGPGQLPRTYQEFGQLAGHLRYVERTSRKLARSTFYAMSRWQGRMETKQGFLGRIVDIGAELFAMSAACVRAEYLTETADHGREAQQLADVFCRQARIRVEELFGRLWTNTDELDRKVVDGVLDGSYTWLEEGMIDPSGDGPWIADATPGPSRTDNVRRPVR from the coding sequence ATGACCGCTCCATCCATCCGCAACGTTTCCGAGCGCGAAGCGCGCCAGGTCGCCGAGGCGGCCCGCGAGCAGGACTGGCGCAAGCCCAGCTTCGCCAAGGAACTGTTCCTGGGGCGTTTCCGGCTCGACCTCATCCATCCGCACCCCACCCCCGCGGTGGACGACGTACGCCGTGGCGAGAAGTTCCTCGCCACGCTGCGCGACTTCTGCGAGAGCGAGATCGACGGCGCCCGGATCGAGCGGGAGGGAAAGATCCCGGACGAGACCGTGCACGGGCTCAAGGAGCTCGGCGCGTTCGGCATGAAGATCGACGCGAAGTACGGCGGCCTCGGACTCACCCAGGTCTACTACAACCGCGCCCTGGCCCTGGTCGGCACCGCCAGCCCCGCCATCGGCGCGCTGCTCTCCGCGCACCAGTCGATCGGCGTACCGCAGCCGCTGAAGCTGTTCGGCACCAAGGAGCAGAAGGAGACCTTCCTGCCGCGCTGTGCCCGTACGGACATCTCGGCGTTCTTGCTGACCGAGCCCGACGTCGGCTCGGACCCGGCCCGGCTGGCGACGCTGGCGGTCCCGGACGGCACGGACTACCTCCTCGACGGGGTCAAGCTGTGGACCACCAACGGGGTGGTCGCCGACCTGCTGGTGGTGATGGCGCGGGTGCCCGCCTCCGAGGGGAACAAGGGAGGCATCACGGCCTTCGTCGTCGAGGCCGACTCACCCGGCATCACGGTCGAGAACCGCAACGCCTTCATGGGCCTGCGCGGCCTGGAGAACGGCGTGACCCGCTTCCACCAGGTACGCGTCCCCGCCGCCAACCGCATCGGCCCCGAGGGCGCCGGCCTGAAGATCGCCCTCACCACCCTCAACACCGGCCGGCTCTCGCTGCCCGCGATGTGCGTCGGCTCCGGCAAGTGGTGCCTGAAGATCGCCCGCGAGTGGTCCGCGGCCCGTGAGCAGTGGGGCAGGCCGGTCGCCAAGCACGAGGCCGTCGGCGCCAAGATCTCCTTCATCGCCGCCACCACCTTCGCCCTCGAAGCGGTCGTCGACCTCTCCTCCCAGATGGCCGACGAGAACCGCAACGACATCCGCATCGAAGCCGCCCTCGCCAAGCTGTACGGCTCCGAGATGGGCTGGCTGATGGCCGACGAACTGGTCCAGATCCGCGGCGGCCGCGGCTACGAGACCGCCGACTCGCTCGCCGCCCGCGGCGAACGCGCCGTCCCCGCCGAGCAGATGCTCCGCGATATGCGCATCAACCGGATCTTCGAGGGCTCCACGGAGATCATGCATCTGCTGATCGCCCGCGAGGCGGTGGACGCCCACCTGTCGGTCGCCGGGGACCTCATCGACCCCGACAAGACGCTCGCCGACAAGGGCCGGGCGGCGGCCAAGGCCGGCGGGTTCTACGCCCGCTGGCTGCCCAAGCTCGTCGCAGGGCCCGGCCAGCTCCCGCGCACCTACCAGGAGTTCGGACAGCTGGCCGGTCATCTGCGCTACGTCGAGCGGACCTCCCGCAAGCTCGCCCGTTCCACCTTCTACGCGATGTCCCGCTGGCAGGGCCGGATGGAGACCAAACAGGGCTTCCTCGGCCGGATCGTGGACATCGGCGCCGAACTCTTCGCGATGAGCGCCGCCTGCGTACGGGCCGAGTACCTGACCGAGACCGCTGACCACGGCCGCGAGGCACAGCAGCTGGCCGATGTGTTCTGCCGGCAGGCGCGGATCCGCGTCGAGGAGCTGTTCGGCCGGCTGTGGACCAACACCGACGAGCTCGACCGCAAGGTCGTCGACGGGGTCCTCGACGGCAGCTACACCTGGCTGGAGGAGGGCATGATCGACCCCAGCGGCGACGGCCCCTGGATCGCCGATGCCACCCCGGGCCCGAGCCGGACGGACAACGTCCGGCGGCCCGTTCGCTGA
- a CDS encoding aldehyde dehydrogenase family protein — protein MPIPTAAAPTAFWLAGREATGEATFDVTSPWDGRLVGTVSVPTEAQVEEAIAASVAVQDELAATPAHVRAAALDHVHRRLVERTEEIARLISAENGKPMKWARGEVGRAVSVFRFAAEEARRFNGGEAQRLDTDAGGAGRLALTRRFPRGTVLGIAPFNFPLNLCAHKIAPAIAAGAPILLKPAPATPLSGLILGELLAETELPAGSWSILPVPNDRMPALVQDERLPVVSFTGSEKVGYAILDSVPRKHCTLELGGNGAAVVLPDYSSEADLDWAAQRIATFSNYQGGQSCISVQRVIADASVYDRLVPKIVAAVEAQVTGDPSDDATEVGPLVDENAAKRVENWVDEAVERGAKLLAGGKRDGASYAPTVLADVPADATLACEEVFGPVLTLKKADGEAEAFAAVNDSKFGLQAGVFTHDVQAAFRAHRALEVGGVIVGDVPSYRADQMPYGGVKQSGVGREGVRFAMDDYTYERVLVLTGLAL, from the coding sequence GTGCCGATCCCCACTGCTGCAGCCCCCACCGCCTTTTGGCTCGCCGGCCGCGAGGCCACCGGCGAGGCCACCTTCGACGTCACCTCTCCCTGGGACGGACGCCTCGTCGGCACGGTGAGCGTCCCCACCGAGGCCCAGGTCGAGGAGGCCATCGCCGCCTCCGTCGCGGTCCAGGACGAGCTCGCCGCCACCCCGGCGCACGTCCGGGCCGCCGCGCTGGACCATGTGCACCGCCGGCTGGTGGAGCGTACGGAGGAGATCGCCCGGCTGATCTCCGCGGAGAACGGCAAGCCCATGAAGTGGGCGCGCGGCGAGGTCGGCCGGGCCGTCTCCGTGTTCCGGTTCGCCGCCGAGGAGGCCCGCCGCTTCAACGGCGGCGAGGCGCAGCGCCTGGACACCGACGCGGGCGGCGCCGGCCGGCTCGCCCTGACCCGCCGCTTCCCGCGCGGCACGGTCCTGGGCATCGCCCCGTTCAACTTCCCGCTGAACCTCTGCGCCCACAAGATCGCCCCGGCCATCGCGGCCGGTGCCCCGATCCTCCTCAAGCCGGCGCCGGCCACCCCGCTCTCCGGCCTGATCCTCGGCGAGCTGCTGGCCGAGACCGAGCTGCCGGCCGGTTCCTGGTCGATCCTCCCGGTGCCCAACGACCGGATGCCGGCGCTGGTCCAGGATGAGCGGCTGCCGGTCGTCTCCTTCACCGGCTCCGAGAAGGTCGGCTACGCCATCCTCGACTCGGTGCCGCGCAAGCACTGCACCCTGGAGCTCGGCGGCAACGGCGCCGCCGTCGTCCTGCCGGACTACTCCTCCGAGGCGGACCTGGACTGGGCGGCGCAGCGCATCGCCACCTTCTCCAACTACCAGGGCGGCCAGTCCTGCATCTCCGTACAGCGGGTGATCGCCGACGCCTCCGTCTACGACCGTCTGGTGCCCAAGATCGTGGCCGCCGTCGAGGCGCAGGTCACCGGCGACCCGTCGGACGATGCGACCGAGGTCGGCCCGCTGGTCGACGAGAACGCCGCCAAGCGCGTCGAGAACTGGGTCGACGAGGCCGTGGAGCGCGGCGCGAAGCTGCTCGCGGGCGGCAAGCGCGACGGCGCCTCCTACGCGCCGACCGTGCTGGCGGACGTGCCCGCCGATGCCACCCTCGCCTGCGAGGAGGTCTTCGGCCCGGTGCTCACCCTCAAGAAGGCCGACGGGGAGGCGGAGGCCTTCGCGGCCGTCAACGACTCCAAGTTCGGCCTCCAGGCGGGCGTGTTCACGCATGACGTCCAGGCCGCCTTCCGCGCCCACCGCGCGCTGGAGGTCGGCGGCGTGATCGTCGGCGATGTGCCGTCCTACCGTGCCGACCAGATGCCGTACGGCGGCGTCAAGCAGTCCGGTGTGGGCCGCGAGGGCGTGCGGTTCGCGATGGACGACTACACCTACGAGCGCGTGCTGGTCCTCACCGGCCTCGCGTTGTAA
- the dxr gene encoding 1-deoxy-D-xylulose-5-phosphate reductoisomerase codes for MTDSLAHPHLRFEPAAADPDGPSGPRSLVILGSTGSIGTQAIDIVLRNPERFRVTALSAAGGRVELLADQAHQLRVSAVAVAREDAVPALRTALADRYGAGEPLPEILAGPDAATDLAASPCHTVLNGITGSIGLAPTLAALKAGRVLALANKESLIVGGPLVKAVAAPGQIIPVDSEHSALFQALAGGERAEVRKLVVTASGGPFRGRTKQELAAVTPEQALAHPTWSMGPVVTINSATLVNKGLEVIEAHLLFDVPFDRIEVAVHPQSYIHSMVEFTDGSTLAQASPPDMRMPIALGIGWPERVPDAAPGVDWTKAQTWEFFPLDEEAFPSVPLARHVGDLGGTAPAVFNAANEECVDAFLQGGLPFTGIVDTVAAVVSEHGTPAGGTSLTVADVLEAETWARARARELAARAARTPSEARA; via the coding sequence ATGACGGACTCCCTCGCCCACCCGCATCTGCGCTTCGAGCCGGCCGCCGCCGACCCCGACGGCCCGAGCGGCCCCCGTTCCCTGGTCATCCTCGGCTCGACCGGGTCGATCGGCACGCAGGCGATCGACATCGTGCTGCGCAACCCCGAGCGGTTCCGGGTGACCGCGCTCTCCGCGGCCGGCGGCCGGGTCGAGCTGCTCGCCGACCAGGCGCACCAGCTGCGGGTGAGCGCCGTGGCCGTGGCGCGCGAGGACGCGGTGCCCGCGCTGCGCACCGCGCTGGCCGACCGCTACGGCGCGGGCGAACCGCTGCCCGAGATCCTGGCCGGGCCTGATGCGGCCACCGATCTGGCCGCCTCCCCCTGCCACACCGTCCTCAACGGCATCACCGGCTCCATCGGACTCGCCCCGACCCTGGCCGCGCTGAAGGCGGGCCGGGTGCTGGCCCTCGCCAACAAGGAGTCGCTGATCGTCGGCGGCCCGCTGGTCAAGGCCGTCGCCGCGCCCGGCCAGATCATCCCCGTCGACTCCGAGCACTCCGCGCTCTTCCAGGCGCTGGCCGGCGGCGAGCGCGCCGAGGTCCGCAAGCTCGTGGTCACCGCCTCCGGAGGCCCGTTCCGCGGCCGTACGAAGCAGGAGCTGGCAGCGGTCACGCCCGAGCAGGCGCTGGCCCACCCCACCTGGTCGATGGGCCCGGTCGTCACCATCAACTCCGCGACCCTGGTCAACAAGGGCCTGGAGGTCATCGAGGCGCACCTGCTCTTCGACGTCCCGTTCGACCGCATCGAGGTCGCCGTCCACCCGCAGTCCTACATCCACTCGATGGTGGAGTTCACCGACGGCTCCACCCTCGCCCAGGCCAGCCCGCCGGACATGCGGATGCCGATCGCGCTGGGCATCGGCTGGCCCGAGCGGGTCCCGGACGCCGCACCGGGCGTGGACTGGACGAAGGCGCAGACCTGGGAGTTCTTCCCGCTGGACGAGGAGGCCTTCCCCTCCGTCCCGCTGGCCCGCCACGTCGGTGATCTGGGCGGCACCGCCCCCGCCGTCTTCAACGCCGCGAACGAGGAATGTGTGGACGCGTTCCTCCAGGGCGGGCTGCCCTTCACAGGGATTGTGGATACGGTCGCCGCAGTGGTCTCCGAGCACGGGACGCCGGCCGGGGGAACTTCCCTGACGGTCGCGGACGTCCTGGAGGCGGAGACCTGGGCGCGCGCCCGCGCCCGCGAACTGGCCGCCCGTGCGGCACGGACACCTTCGGAGGCTCGCGCATGA